The proteins below come from a single Geobacillus thermoleovorans genomic window:
- the ytvI gene encoding sporulation integral membrane protein YtvI, whose amino-acid sequence MKRWMIIALLFAVGLWLVPYSVPLLFALATALLLEPSIRRLQENYKLKRAHAVTAIFSLFIIILGLSLYFLVVIFVQQVMALSQKLPYVLNEATKVLDRLIQTWQSYSSSIPQEIIDSLERGVNTVEQMLLSFATNLTQSLVHYIAAIPAFLIHFLVYLIALFLICLDLPQLKQGMRRYLSERTEQRLGMVVAQLSKAGIGFLKAQFLLSLITFFLALAGLFVLGVDYAALMALVIVVVDILPILGTGSVLVPWGLISMANGNNTLGIGLIVLFVVITVVRRIIEPKVFSTNLGISPLAALVSVYLGFQLLGFIGLFVGPVVVILVEALAKAGVIKWTIKL is encoded by the coding sequence GTGAAACGTTGGATGATCATTGCGTTGCTATTCGCTGTGGGGCTATGGCTTGTGCCATACAGCGTGCCTCTTCTTTTCGCACTTGCGACCGCGCTTTTGCTCGAGCCGTCCATCCGCCGATTGCAAGAAAACTATAAGCTGAAGCGCGCGCACGCCGTCACGGCGATTTTTTCATTGTTCATCATCATTCTGGGGCTTTCCCTTTACTTTCTGGTCGTGATTTTTGTGCAACAAGTGATGGCGCTCTCGCAAAAACTGCCTTATGTGCTAAACGAAGCGACGAAAGTGCTCGACCGCCTCATTCAAACGTGGCAGTCGTATTCCAGCTCCATTCCGCAGGAAATCATCGATTCGCTTGAACGCGGCGTCAATACCGTCGAGCAAATGCTTTTGTCGTTTGCGACCAACTTGACGCAGTCGCTCGTCCATTATATTGCCGCCATTCCGGCGTTTTTGATTCATTTTTTAGTGTATTTGATCGCACTGTTTCTCATTTGCCTCGATTTGCCGCAGCTGAAGCAAGGCATGCGCCGCTATTTGTCCGAACGGACCGAACAGCGGCTTGGGATGGTCGTCGCCCAGCTGAGCAAAGCGGGGATCGGCTTTTTAAAAGCGCAGTTTTTGCTTAGTTTAATTACGTTTTTCCTCGCGCTGGCTGGCCTTTTCGTGTTGGGGGTCGACTATGCGGCGTTGATGGCGCTGGTCATCGTCGTCGTTGATATTTTGCCGATTTTAGGAACGGGTTCCGTGCTTGTTCCGTGGGGGCTCATCAGCATGGCGAACGGCAACAATACGCTTGGCATCGGGCTCATCGTGCTGTTTGTCGTCATCACCGTCGTGCGCCGGATCATTGAGCCGAAAGTGTTTTCCACCAATTTGGGCATTTCCCCGCTCGCCGCGCTCGTCAGCGTCTATCTGGGGTTTCAGCTGCTTGGCTTTATCGGGTTGTTCGTCGGGCCGGTCGTTGTCATTTTGGTTGAGGCGCTTGCCAAAGCCGGAGTCATTAAATGGACGATCAAGCTTTGA
- a CDS encoding DedA family protein, translating into MHEVIQSMFSFLTSLGYVGIALALMVEVIPSEIVLAYAGYLVARGDVSFAGAVAAGTIGGTVAQLFLYWMGYYGGRPFLDQYGKYVLIQKKHLDVAERWFAKFGPGVIFSARFIPVVRHAISIPAGIARMKWLPFTIYTVLAIIPWSILFIWLGEQLGQRWRQIDEMAAPYVRPAIAAAVAVAAIYIVWQRRRRAADENERMK; encoded by the coding sequence GTGCACGAAGTCATTCAATCGATGTTTTCCTTTTTGACCAGTTTAGGCTATGTCGGCATCGCTCTCGCCTTGATGGTGGAAGTGATCCCCAGCGAGATCGTGTTGGCTTATGCCGGTTATTTGGTAGCGCGGGGGGATGTCTCATTTGCTGGGGCCGTGGCAGCTGGGACAATAGGCGGCACGGTGGCGCAGTTGTTTTTGTATTGGATGGGCTACTATGGCGGACGGCCGTTTCTAGATCAGTATGGGAAATATGTATTGATCCAGAAAAAACATTTGGATGTGGCGGAACGCTGGTTTGCGAAATTTGGCCCCGGCGTCATTTTCAGCGCCCGGTTTATCCCCGTTGTCCGCCATGCGATTTCGATCCCCGCCGGCATTGCGCGGATGAAGTGGTTGCCGTTTACGATTTACACGGTGTTGGCCATCATCCCATGGTCCATCTTGTTTATTTGGTTGGGAGAGCAGCTTGGCCAACGATGGCGGCAAATTGACGAGATGGCGGCGCCATACGTCCGACCGGCTATTGCAGCGGCGGTGGCGGTGGCGGCGATTTACATCGTTTGGCAACGACGACGCCGCGCTGCAGATGAAAACGAGCGCATGAAATAG
- a CDS encoding cation:dicarboxylate symporter family transporter translates to MRKIGLAWQIFIGLILGIMVGAIFYGSPKVATYLQPIGDVFLRLIKMIVIPIVVSSLIVGVANVGDVKKLGKLGGKTILYFEIITTIAIIVGLLAANIFQPGVGVNMKSLEKTDIQSYVDTTNEVQHHSMVETFVNIVPKNVFEALSTGNMLPIIFFSVMFGLGVAAIGEKGKPVLRFFQGTAEAMFYVTNQVMKFAPFGVFALIGVTVSKFGVASLLPLSKLVVLVYAVMAFFVLVVLGAVAKLVGTNIFHIIKILKDELVLAYSTSSSETVLPKVMEKMEKFGCSKAVTSFVVPTGYSFNLDGSTLYQALAAVFIAQLYGIDMPISQQISLVLVLMVTSKGIAGVPGVSFVVLLATLGTVGIPVEGLAFIAGIDRLLDMARTVVNVIGNSLAAVVMSKWEGQYNEEQGKQYIAELQQQSA, encoded by the coding sequence ATGCGCAAGATCGGCTTGGCATGGCAAATTTTCATCGGCCTTATTCTCGGGATTATGGTTGGGGCCATTTTTTACGGAAGCCCTAAAGTAGCGACGTATTTGCAGCCGATCGGAGATGTTTTTCTCCGTTTAATTAAGATGATCGTCATCCCGATCGTCGTCTCGAGCTTGATTGTCGGCGTCGCCAACGTCGGTGATGTGAAAAAGCTCGGAAAGTTGGGCGGCAAAACGATCCTTTATTTTGAGATCATTACGACGATTGCCATTATCGTCGGCCTCTTGGCAGCGAACATTTTCCAACCAGGCGTCGGCGTCAATATGAAGTCGCTTGAGAAAACGGATATCCAGTCGTATGTCGATACGACGAACGAAGTGCAGCACCATTCGATGGTTGAAACATTTGTCAACATCGTGCCGAAAAACGTGTTTGAAGCGCTGTCGACCGGGAATATGCTGCCGATCATCTTCTTCTCGGTGATGTTCGGGTTGGGCGTAGCCGCGATCGGTGAAAAAGGGAAACCGGTGCTTCGCTTTTTCCAAGGCACAGCGGAAGCGATGTTTTATGTGACGAACCAAGTGATGAAGTTTGCGCCGTTTGGCGTTTTCGCCTTGATCGGCGTGACGGTGTCGAAATTCGGCGTCGCTTCGCTCCTTCCGCTCAGCAAGCTTGTTGTGCTCGTTTATGCGGTCATGGCGTTCTTCGTGTTGGTGGTGCTTGGCGCTGTGGCCAAATTGGTAGGTACAAATATTTTCCATATTATAAAAATCTTAAAGGATGAATTAGTGCTTGCCTATAGCACGTCGAGCTCGGAAACCGTGTTGCCTAAGGTTATGGAAAAAATGGAGAAATTCGGTTGTTCAAAGGCTGTAACATCCTTTGTCGTTCCGACCGGCTATTCGTTCAACTTGGATGGGTCGACGCTCTATCAGGCGCTGGCGGCTGTCTTTATCGCTCAACTGTACGGCATCGACATGCCGATTTCGCAGCAAATCTCGCTTGTGCTCGTTTTAATGGTGACGTCCAAAGGGATTGCCGGTGTCCCAGGCGTATCGTTTGTCGTCTTATTGGCGACGCTTGGCACGGTTGGCATTCCAGTTGAAGGATTGGCGTTTATCGCCGGCATCGACCGCCTTTTGGACATGGCGCGCACAGTGGTCAACGTCATCGGCAACTCGCTGGCGGCGGTTGTGATGTCGAAATGGGAAGGGCAATATAACGAAGAACAAGGAAAACAATACATCGCTGAGCTGCAGCAGCAAAGCGCCTAA
- a CDS encoding recombinase family protein, with the protein MKAIYARVSTEESAQKGYSIAHQIDEAKKKAGTDQVLIYTDEGYSGEFLERPGLEKLRDDVRKGLIEAVIVYDPDRLARNLMHQLLIDDELRKNNVELIFVNGEYENTPEGKLFFSLRGAIAEFEKAKIRERTMAGRLRKAKEGKIVKDDKIYGYDYDKQTGQLVINEEEAEIVRFIFDSFIGQDRFKGINGIAHYLTEKKVPTKTGKTVWHRQVVRQILMNETYMGKRPQNKWNTEGMIANRYRKDQKVPMTLRPKEEWIYVDVPAIVTEEQFRRAQILLEQSRRRYAKTTKHKYLLSGLLRCAQCGNTMTGRYTKNWGKYYREYTDIKNTAGAKYRGCGMTVRADEIEKVVWSHLMDIFNNPDRLHDFQPERTDGNFEKAELDRLAKEIERARKGRKRLLNLVTISDDIDLEEIKEEIRRLQQREKDLTEQYAQLEQQLRALQDTKPSEHILREAIDFFMRHKDELSFETKQAIVRKAIKEIRVLDKDDIEIILF; encoded by the coding sequence ATGAAGGCGATCTACGCAAGAGTATCGACGGAGGAATCAGCTCAAAAGGGGTATTCGATCGCTCACCAGATTGATGAGGCCAAGAAAAAAGCAGGAACAGACCAAGTGCTGATATATACGGATGAAGGCTACTCCGGGGAATTTTTAGAGCGCCCAGGGCTTGAAAAGCTGCGGGATGATGTAAGGAAAGGGCTTATTGAGGCCGTTATCGTTTATGATCCCGATCGCTTAGCGCGAAATCTTATGCATCAGTTGCTCATTGACGATGAGCTGCGCAAAAATAACGTTGAACTCATTTTTGTGAACGGAGAGTACGAAAATACGCCTGAAGGCAAGCTGTTTTTTTCACTCAGGGGAGCTATCGCCGAGTTCGAAAAGGCTAAGATCAGAGAGCGAACAATGGCAGGCAGGTTACGAAAAGCGAAAGAAGGCAAGATTGTCAAAGATGATAAGATTTATGGCTACGATTATGATAAACAAACGGGCCAACTTGTGATAAACGAAGAAGAAGCAGAAATTGTCCGATTTATTTTCGACAGTTTTATCGGCCAGGATCGTTTTAAAGGGATCAATGGGATTGCTCATTACCTGACGGAGAAAAAAGTGCCAACGAAAACAGGTAAAACAGTCTGGCATCGTCAAGTGGTGCGGCAAATCCTGATGAATGAAACGTATATGGGGAAAAGGCCGCAAAACAAGTGGAATACGGAGGGAATGATTGCAAACCGGTATCGCAAGGATCAGAAAGTGCCCATGACGTTGCGCCCAAAAGAGGAATGGATTTATGTCGATGTGCCTGCGATCGTTACGGAGGAACAGTTCAGGAGAGCGCAAATCCTGTTAGAACAGTCCAGGCGCCGATATGCTAAAACGACCAAGCATAAATACTTGCTGTCCGGCTTATTGCGTTGCGCCCAGTGCGGCAATACGATGACAGGGCGATATACGAAGAATTGGGGGAAGTATTATCGCGAGTATACGGACATAAAGAACACAGCAGGCGCTAAGTACAGGGGCTGCGGGATGACTGTTAGAGCGGACGAAATTGAAAAAGTTGTATGGTCTCATTTAATGGACATATTCAACAATCCCGATCGGTTACACGATTTCCAGCCTGAGAGAACAGATGGCAACTTTGAAAAAGCAGAGCTCGACAGGCTGGCGAAAGAAATTGAACGGGCCAGGAAAGGGCGTAAACGCCTGTTAAACCTTGTGACAATATCCGACGATATTGACTTAGAGGAAATCAAAGAGGAAATCCGTCGTCTGCAACAGCGGGAGAAGGATTTAACAGAGCAATACGCTCAGTTGGAACAACAATTAAGGGCACTGCAAGATACAAAACCTAGCGAGCATATATTACGTGAAGCGATAGACTTTTTCATGCGGCATAAAGATGAATTAAGCTTTGAGACAAAGCAAGCAATAGTGCGCAAAGCGATCAAAGAAATTCGTGTACTTGACAAAGATGATATTGAAATTATTTTGTTTTGA
- a CDS encoding ATPase: protein MAHHFFIQGPLGAGKTLMMSLLAHHWREKVRARGGDIQLFSNYGLKDSIPLEHYTDWYKVAEAQGSICCWDEAQMAFSNRKWSKYGATIATEVMMFTRKMKSVQIYCSPSINNVDSRIRQIVEVLINVRKIGDRGFAIHFTDYQTGEFMHKQFLPMWKAKKIFKLGLYDTDTMVLGFPLPSTEREGNEFFRTLEEIHEKSRQTVRRAARELLTGAGAL, encoded by the coding sequence GTGGCACATCATTTCTTCATACAAGGTCCGCTCGGCGCTGGGAAAACATTGATGATGTCGCTTTTAGCTCATCACTGGCGTGAAAAGGTGCGTGCGCGTGGCGGTGATATTCAACTTTTTTCAAACTACGGCTTGAAAGATTCGATTCCTCTTGAACACTATACCGACTGGTATAAGGTAGCAGAAGCGCAAGGCAGCATTTGTTGCTGGGACGAAGCGCAAATGGCGTTTTCAAACCGCAAATGGTCGAAATACGGCGCGACGATCGCCACAGAAGTTATGATGTTTACGCGAAAAATGAAGAGCGTACAAATATATTGCTCGCCGTCAATCAACAACGTGGACAGTCGCATCCGGCAGATCGTCGAGGTTTTGATTAATGTCCGAAAGATTGGCGACCGCGGTTTTGCAATCCATTTTACGGATTATCAGACAGGTGAATTTATGCATAAACAGTTTTTGCCGATGTGGAAGGCGAAGAAAATATTTAAACTCGGACTATATGACACAGACACAATGGTGCTAGGGTTTCCGTTGCCGTCTACCGAACGAGAAGGGAACGAATTTTTCAGGACTCTTGAGGAAATACATGAGAAATCGCGTCAAACCGTAAGGAGGGCTGCCCGTGAACTACTCACTGGTGCCGGAGCACTATAA
- a CDS encoding fibronectin type III domain-containing protein, with protein MRVRITFIVCIFFISFSFLNSAFAAVTSGYVSPVVINSVSPVAGYNPENSVDSNLTSYTNLGGNGYIKYLIPSGSNSMKIHLRTTNYPVNQYLGSYRIVFSNSQGVVWDSGNIKIYTTSLIAYDFAIPDKATEVTVYSTSYADYFPLLVYEVEMTVPIDKTPPHEVTNLVTTSSTTTILLTFNKPTDSDYTGTRLYVNGVLVKTLGSTTTSYRLTELKPNTTYNIRITTFDTSNNESEGITTSVKTPPPPDVANLILSPSPYSIFAKWINPDDPDGLGFIGNDLYLNEKLITSLDKNTTTYTFTDLSPNTSYTVKIVSKYNGGYSSSGQTATAKTTIPIEDITDLQADAKYDRVKLSWKLPDSEFFSHVKIYRKKIEQQSFWDQLFGATAVSAATTSDGYTPMFETNGTYWTDLTVTPDTTYSYKVTSVNIEGNESQGVTIETKTPSEPAPVLTGVATTQNENGDYIVTWTSPTKGSVKVLIGGKSYTVVDAASQQVMIKKEDMKTDFFGGYDAKLVPVGQFGTEGQAVQVPAVGKKIEFPITFDDFMKTVVNILSWAAPLILVLFVFIFWRPFIAFLRKTIFVKGGRMKS; from the coding sequence ATGCGGGTAAGAATAACTTTTATAGTTTGTATATTTTTTATTTCATTTTCTTTTTTGAATTCTGCTTTTGCGGCTGTAACGAGCGGTTACGTCTCTCCTGTCGTTATTAATTCTGTCAGCCCTGTAGCGGGATATAACCCCGAAAATTCTGTTGATAGTAATCTGACTTCATATACTAATTTGGGGGGGAATGGATATATCAAATATCTAATTCCTTCTGGTTCGAATTCAATGAAAATACATCTCAGAACTACTAACTATCCAGTAAACCAATATTTGGGATCATATAGAATTGTGTTTTCTAATTCTCAAGGAGTAGTTTGGGATAGTGGTAATATTAAAATTTATACAACTAGTTTAATTGCGTATGATTTTGCTATTCCGGACAAGGCTACAGAAGTCACAGTCTATTCTACATCTTACGCAGATTACTTTCCGCTGCTGGTTTATGAGGTTGAAATGACGGTGCCAATTGACAAAACACCACCACATGAAGTGACAAATCTAGTCACAACGTCATCTACTACAACGATTTTGCTTACCTTTAATAAACCTACTGATAGTGATTACACAGGAACTAGATTGTATGTAAATGGGGTTTTAGTGAAAACTTTGGGGAGTACCACAACATCTTATAGATTAACCGAATTAAAACCTAATACCACATATAATATTAGAATAACGACGTTCGATACGAGTAACAATGAATCAGAGGGGATAACAACATCGGTAAAAACTCCACCGCCGCCCGATGTTGCGAACTTGATTTTATCTCCCTCTCCCTATTCGATTTTTGCAAAATGGATAAATCCAGATGATCCTGACGGCTTAGGATTTATCGGCAATGATCTTTATTTAAACGAAAAACTCATCACATCTTTGGATAAAAACACAACGACGTATACATTTACTGATCTGAGTCCAAACACATCCTACACAGTAAAAATTGTTTCGAAATACAATGGAGGATATTCATCGTCAGGACAGACAGCAACCGCAAAGACAACAATACCGATAGAAGATATCACTGACCTGCAAGCCGACGCAAAATACGACCGTGTGAAGTTATCCTGGAAACTTCCAGATAGCGAGTTTTTCTCGCATGTGAAGATATATCGAAAAAAGATAGAACAACAATCGTTCTGGGATCAACTTTTTGGCGCGACAGCTGTTTCCGCCGCTACGACATCGGATGGCTATACGCCGATGTTTGAAACAAACGGAACGTACTGGACGGACTTGACGGTCACACCGGACACGACGTATTCGTATAAGGTGACATCGGTCAATATAGAGGGAAATGAGTCGCAAGGGGTAACGATCGAAACGAAAACACCGTCAGAGCCTGCTCCGGTCTTAACTGGTGTGGCGACAACGCAAAACGAAAACGGCGACTATATCGTTACATGGACAAGCCCCACAAAAGGATCAGTGAAAGTACTGATCGGTGGAAAGAGTTATACAGTAGTTGATGCAGCATCCCAGCAAGTAATGATTAAAAAAGAAGATATGAAGACGGACTTCTTTGGAGGATATGACGCAAAATTAGTGCCGGTCGGACAATTTGGGACAGAAGGACAGGCTGTACAAGTGCCAGCAGTAGGGAAGAAAATTGAATTCCCCATAACATTCGATGATTTCATGAAAACTGTTGTTAACATTCTCTCCTGGGCGGCTCCGCTGATCTTAGTGTTGTTTGTATTCATTTTTTGGAGGCCATTTATTGCATTTTTGCGAAAAACGATTTTCGTAAAAGGAGGGCGTATGAAGTCATGA